In Chitinispirillales bacterium ANBcel5, a genomic segment contains:
- a CDS encoding HDOD domain-containing protein produces MNILQRLSAIDSIPTLPEVVLRVQAMIASDEGNAVMLSRIIEQDPALSSKVLKVANSSLYGTSQRITSIPIAVTRIGFNEVSHIAIAASLVKKFSRKSNLLDYKQFWRHSLTSAFLTSMVASISCIEFSPSQRQSLFLSGLLHDIGILIYDQFFHKEFEEIIDFALKKEISFLEAEHAIAPRETHAGLGAALLELWKFDQSVTSGVRFHHCPKKAPLKHKSIAAATYFSEYILCNSGLGSFEGLMSNGDKDILDYLQVPQNSLIDYLKQAETEVERSDLVLSFNSSQNSMQLRAV; encoded by the coding sequence ATGAATATATTACAGCGTCTCTCTGCCATTGATAGTATTCCAACACTTCCAGAAGTGGTATTGCGTGTGCAGGCAATGATCGCCAGTGATGAAGGAAATGCGGTTATGCTTTCGCGTATTATTGAGCAGGACCCTGCACTGAGCAGTAAGGTATTAAAGGTTGCTAACTCTTCCCTTTATGGTACATCACAGAGAATAACCTCTATTCCAATTGCAGTGACAAGAATAGGGTTCAATGAGGTAAGTCATATTGCTATCGCAGCAAGTCTTGTTAAGAAGTTTTCACGCAAATCAAACCTTTTGGATTACAAACAATTCTGGCGCCATTCTCTCACCTCTGCTTTTCTTACCAGCATGGTTGCCAGTATAAGTTGTATTGAATTTTCTCCATCACAAAGACAGTCTCTATTTCTCTCAGGGCTTTTGCATGATATTGGAATTCTTATTTATGATCAGTTTTTCCATAAGGAATTTGAGGAGATAATTGATTTTGCGCTTAAAAAGGAGATCTCTTTTCTTGAAGCTGAGCATGCTATAGCACCACGAGAAACCCATGCAGGCTTGGGTGCTGCACTGCTTGAGCTATGGAAGTTTGATCAAAGTGTGACTAGTGGTGTTCGTTTTCACCACTGCCCTAAAAAGGCACCTCTAAAACATAAATCCATAGCCGCTGCTACTTACTTTTCTGAATATATTCTGTGCAATTCAGGACTTGGCTCCTTTGAAGGTCTGATGTCAAACGGGGATAAAGACATCCTCGATTACCTGCAAGTTCCACAGAACTCATTGATAGATTACCTTAAACAGGCAGAAACCGAAGTTGAAAGATCTGATCTGGTTCTTTCATTTAATTCCTCTCAAAACAGTATGCAACTCAGAGCAGTTTAG